AGGGTTGGATTTGTTGATTGTACGTGAGCTGACAGGCGGTATTTATTTTGGTGAGCCGCGCGGTATTCGCACTTTAGATAATGGTGAGCAGCAAGGTTATAACACCATGGTGTATAAAACCTCAGAGATTGAGCGTATCGGTAAAGTGGCGTTTGATTTAGCGCAAGTACGTGCCAAAGCGAATGGGACACCAGCTAAGATTTGTTCAGTAGATAAAGCCAACGTATTAGAGGTCACTGAGCTGTGGAAGCAGACCATGATTAAGTTGCAGCAGTCTGATTATCCTGATGTGGCCTTAAGCCATATGTATGCGGATAATGCGTGTATGCAGTTGGTACGTGATCCTAAGCAGTTTGATGTGATGGTCACCGGTAATATGTTTGGTGATATCTTATCGGATGAAGCGGCGATGCTAACCGGTTCTATCGGTATGCTGCCATCTGCCAGCTTGGATGAGCATGGCAAAGGTATGTACGAGCCGTGTCACGGTAGTGCACCAGATATCGCTGGTCAAGATAAGGCCAACCCATTAGCAACTATCTTGTCAGTGGCGATGATGCTGCGTTATACCTTTAAGCATGAAGAGTCTGCAGCCGCTATCGAACAGGCAGTGAGTGACGTGCTTGATGATGGTCTACGCACTGGCGATATTATGGACAGCAGTGAATCAGGTCTACGCTTGGTTGGCTGTCAAGAGATTGGTCAGGCAGTATTGGCCAAATTAGGCTAAGCTGATTTAGCTTTAATTAAGCCAACAAAAAGCCGCTCATCTAAA
Above is a window of Psychrobacter sp. FDAARGOS_221 DNA encoding:
- the leuB gene encoding 3-isopropylmalate dehydrogenase; the encoded protein is MATVLTLAGDGIGPEIMTQAVDVLKAVNEKFDLGITLEAADIGGVAIDNYGVPLPDETLEKARQADAVLLGAVGGPKWDGIERSIRPERGLLKIRSELGLFANLRVAKLYPQLANASSLKPEIISGLDLLIVRELTGGIYFGEPRGIRTLDNGEQQGYNTMVYKTSEIERIGKVAFDLAQVRAKANGTPAKICSVDKANVLEVTELWKQTMIKLQQSDYPDVALSHMYADNACMQLVRDPKQFDVMVTGNMFGDILSDEAAMLTGSIGMLPSASLDEHGKGMYEPCHGSAPDIAGQDKANPLATILSVAMMLRYTFKHEESAAAIEQAVSDVLDDGLRTGDIMDSSESGLRLVGCQEIGQAVLAKLG